A window of the Dioscorea cayenensis subsp. rotundata cultivar TDr96_F1 chromosome 14, TDr96_F1_v2_PseudoChromosome.rev07_lg8_w22 25.fasta, whole genome shotgun sequence genome harbors these coding sequences:
- the LOC120275080 gene encoding serine/threonine-protein kinase PCRK1-like produces MKCFQFSNGQKDKHQARNLASSRSSSGSEFNTLNGVFDLSAASMRRSPLPTFSQKPSNLRVFTFSELKNATKNFSRSVVLGEGGFGSVYRGSIKSLDDPQIKIEVAVKQLSRKGVQGHKEWLTEVNVLGIVDHPNLVKLIGYCAEDDERGMQRLLIYEFMPSRSVHDHLSTRSTTHIPWARRLRIALDAARGLTYLHEEMDFQIIFRDFKTSNILLDENWNAKLSDFGLARQGPAEGLTHVSTAVVGTIGYAAPEYIQTGRLTSKSDIWSYGVFLYELITGRRPLDKNRPKNEQKLLEWIKPNISDVKKFSRIIDPRLEADYSLQSVTRLASVANRCLVRQSKARPKMSEVLEMVQRIVDTQETGAPEFPMKIPSINETMPEEKKKKRLNLKGLGLSMTLKMTGDMKSGEGRKLVWHGWTPKLVKTQY; encoded by the exons ATGAAGTGTTTCCAATTCTCAAACGGTCAGAAGGACAAACACCAGGCAAGAAACTTAGCTTCTTCCCGGTCGAGCAGTGGGTCTGAATTCAATACACTGAACGGCGTTTTTGATTTGAGTGCTGCTTCAATGAGGAGATCTCCTTTACCAACTTTCTCTCAAAAGCCGAGCAATCTTCGGGTGTTTACTTTTTCAGAACTGAAGAATGCTACGAAGAATTTCAGCCGTTCGGTAGTGCTCGGTGAAGGTGGGTTTGGATCAGTGTATAGGGGCTCGATCAAAAGTTTGGATGATCCTCAAATTAAGATTGAGGTTGCTGTTAAACAGTTGAGCCGGAAAGGAGTGCAA GGGCACAAGGAATGGTTGACTGAAGTGAATGTTCTCGGCATTGTAGATCATCCAAATCTTGTCAAATTAATCGGCTATTGTGCTGAAGATGATGAAAGAGGAATGCAACGGCTACTTATATATGAGTTTATGCCTAGTAGAAGTGTACATGACCATTTATCAACTCGGTCAACTACACATATTCCATGGGCTAGGAGATTAAGAATAGCTCTTGATGCTGCTCGTGGCCTTACATACCTTCATGAAGAAATGGATTTTCAG ATTATCTTCCGAGATTTCAAAACATCCAATATTCTCCTAGATGAGAATTGGAATGCAAAGTTATCAGACTTCGGTCTGGCAAGACAGGGTCCTGCCGAGGGGTTAACTCATGTATCGACCGCG GTTGTCGGGACAATTGGATATGCGGCACCTGAATACATCCAAACTGGCCGTCTCACTTCCAAGAGTGATATTTGGAGCTACGGAGTTTTCCTTTATGAGCTTATTACTGGTCGGCGTCCACTGGACAAAAACCGGCCGAAAAATGAACAGAAGCTATTAGAGTGGATAAAACCAAACATTTCTGATGTCAAGAAGTTCAGCAGAATTATTGATCCAAGACTTGAAGCTGATTATTCTTTACAATCCGTAACAAGATTAGCATCTGTAGCAAATCGATGTTTAGTCAGGCAATCAAAAGCAAGGCCGAAGATGAGTGAAGTGCTAGAAATGGTGCAAAGGATTGTCGATACTCAAGAAACTGGAGCTCCGGAATTCCCTATGAAAATTCCTAGCATCAATGAAACGATGccggaggagaagaagaagaaaagattgaACTTGAAGGGATTGGGACTGTCAATGACATTGAAGATGACCGGAGATATGAAATCAGGTGAAGGTAGAAAGCTTGTGTGGCATGGATGGACTCCAAAACTTGTAAAAACACAGTACTGA
- the LOC120275653 gene encoding (R)-specific enoyl-CoA hydratase, with protein MIRGILIRAAAFCSTAGGTPAAQRRTGILGTGDVLKEMRRFSEADVARFAEVSGDRNPVHFDPDFALSAAGFSGGRIVHGMLVASLFPSIIASHFPGAIYVSQTLQFKLPVYIDDEVVAKVQALSVREHKQRFIVKFTTKCFTNIEQLVIDGEATAILPTLAHNR; from the exons ATGATTCGGGGCATTTTGATTCGCGCCGCCGCCTTCTGCTCCACCGCCGGCGGCACGCCGGCGGCGCAGCGGCGGACGGGCATACTTGGCACCGGCGACGTGCTGAAGGAGATGAGGCGGTTCTCAGAGGCAGACGTTGCCAGGTTCGCGGAGGTGAGTGGCGATCGGAATCCCGTCCACTTCGATCCCGATTTCGCCCTCTCCGCCGCGGGCTTCTCCGGCGGCCGCATTGTTCATGGGATGCTTGTCGCTTCCCTCTTCCCATCCATCATCGCTTCTCACTTC CCTGGAGCAATATATGTTTCTCAGACTCTACAGTTCAAATTGCCAGTTTACATTGACGACGAGGTTGTTGCTAAAGTGCAAGCTTTGAGTGTAAGGGAACACAAGCAAAGGTTCAT AGTGAAATTCACGACGAAATGCTTTACAAACATAGAACAGCTTGTCATTGATGGTGAAGCCACTGCCATTCTACCAACATTAGCTCATAACCGATAA
- the LOC120275652 gene encoding ruBisCO large subunit-binding protein subunit alpha-like: MATTNAISTASIFRHTHRQEGLRRKGWVGQVPLRLVRGNGWQRMVVRAAAKDIAFDQNSRRSLQAGVEKLADAVGVTLGPRGRNVVLDEFGSPKVVNDGVTIARAIELAHPMENAGAALIREVASKTNDSAGDGTTTASVLAREIIKLGLLSVASGANPVSLKKGIDKTVQGLVEELEIRARPVKGRGDIKAVASVSAGNDEFIGNMIADAIDKVGPDGVLSIESSSSFETSVDVEEGMEIDKGYISPQFANNTEKMLVEFENARVLVTDQKISSVKEIIPLLEKAAQLRSPLLIIAEDVAGEALATLVVNKLRGILNVCAIKAPGFGDRRKALLQDIAIMTGAEFQAKDLGLLIENVSDEQLGTARKVTISQNSTTIIADEATKDAIQARITQIKKELAETDSVYDSEKLAERIAKLSGGVAVIKVGAATETELEDRKLRVEDAKNATFAAIEEGIVPGGGAAYVHLSTCVPSIKATLEDDDERLGADIIQKALVAPAALIARNAGVEGEVVVEKIKENQWEVGYNAMTDKYENLVESGVIDPAKVARCALQNSASVAGMVLTTQAIVVEKPKRKAPVAAPPQGLTV, from the exons ATGGCCACCACCAACGCCATCTCCACCGCCTCCATCTTCCGACATACCCACCGTCAG GAAGGATTGAGGAGGAAGGGGTGGGTGGGGCAGGTGCCGTTGCGTTTGGTTCGCGGCAATGGATGGCAGAGGATGGTGGTGCGTGCGGCGGCGAAAGACATTGCATTTGATCAGAACTCGAGGCGTTCTCTGCAGGCGGGTGTGGAGAAGCTTGCTGATGCCGTTGGGGTCACTCTCGGGCCTAGAG GGAGAAATGTGGTTTTGGATGAATTTGGAAGCCCAAAAGTGGTCAATGATGGAGTTACGATTGCCCGTGCTATTGAGCTTGCACATCCGATGGAGAATGCTGGGGCAGCCTTGATCCGAGAG GTTGCCAGCAAGACCAATGACTCAGCTGGTGATGGGACCACAACCGCGTCAGTTCTTGCACGCGAAATCATCAAGCTCGGCTTACTGAGTGTTGCATCTGGTGCAAACCCTGTATCCTTAAAGAAGGGAATTGACAAGACTGTACAGGGCCTGGTGGAAGAGCTTGAAATAAGGGCTCGACCTGTCAAAGGGCGTGGTGATATTAAAG CCGTTGCTTCTGTTTCGGCTGGCAATGATGAGTTTATTGGAAATATGATAGCTGATGCCATAGATAAAGTTGGTCCTGATGGTGTTCTGTCTATTGAGTCTTCTTCCTCATTTGAGACTAGTGTAGATGTTGAAGAAGGGATGGAG ATTGACAAAGGATATATCTCTCCACAATTCGCCAACAATACTGAgaaaatgcttgttgaatttgAAAATGCCAGAGTCCTAGTGACTGATCAGAAAATTTCTTCGGTAAAGGAAATCATTCCTCTGTTGGAAAAGGCCGCACAACTTAGATCTCCTTTGCTTATCATTGCTGAGGATGTTGCCGGTGAGGCTTTGGCAACCCTTGTTGTGAATAAGCTCCGTGGTATCCTTAATGTTTGTGCTATCAAAGCTCCAGGCTTTGGTGACAGACGGAAGGCCCTTCTTCAAGATATTGCAATTATGACAG GAGCTGAGTTCCAAGCGAAGGATCTTGGTTTATTGATTGAGAATGTGTCAGATGAACAGCTTGGCACAGCTAGGAAGGTCACCATATCTCAGAACTCTACAACCATTATCGCTGATGAGGCTACCAAAGATGCAATCCAGGCCAGAATCACGCAGATTAAGAAGGAACTTGCTGAAACAGACTCTGTGTACGACTCTGAGAAGCTAGCAGAGAGGATTGCCAAACTCTCTGGTGGTGTGGCAGTCATCAAAGTTGGTGCAGCAACAGAGACAGAACTCGAAGATCGGAAGCTCCGAGTTGAGGATGCAAAGAATGCAACCTTCGCTGCCATTGAGGAAGGCATTGTTCCCGGTGGCGGTGCAGCATATGTTCACCTCTCAACTTGTGTTCCTTCTATTAAAGCCACACTCGAAGATGATGACGAACGTCTAGGCGCTGACATTATTCAAAAA GCACTTGTTGCACCAGCAGCCTTGATTGCACGCAATGCCGGTGTGGAAGGAGAAGTTGTTGTCGAGAAGATCAAGGAGAACCAGTGGGAGGTTGGTTACAATGCAATGACCGATAAATATGAAAACCTCGTTGAATCTGGTGTGATCGATCCTGCCAAGGTTGCCCGATGCGCATTGCAGAACTCGGCCTCTGTTGCAGGAATGGTCCTGACAACACAAGCAATTGTTGTCGAGAAGCCGAAGCGGAAAGCTCCTGTGGCTGCTCCTCCCCAAGGTCTTACTGTTTAA
- the LOC120275568 gene encoding OVARIAN TUMOR DOMAIN-containing deubiquitinating enzyme 9-like, with protein MSLNDMSSTTVPGIMRFTGTLGGQKITILLDGGSDDTFIQLRIVKFLHLDVLPATPLKVLVGNGQTLQVEGKIPDLNVQVQGYTLMVPAYVLVIAGVDLILGASWLAKLGPHRPYFCIRFVRRLTLLISAWREEFVSLFLQDCFFLKRFLLFYSLDSIGRCFEEELSQIASREASGSSLAVDELSQASVLAQDWLDFSARYTHSGTESVSVAMDGMEPYLSPGEDSNDENMWTIEIADGSSTLDGEVGKRLNQMVPIPHVPRINGEIPSVDEATSDHQRLLDRLQLYELIELKVQGDGNCQFRALSDQFYRSPEHHKFVRQQVVNQLKSHPEIYEGYVPMAYDEYLEKMSKSGEWGDHVTLQAAADSYGVKMVIFTSFKDTCYIEILPINQKSKRVIFLSFWAEVHYNSIYPDGEQPTTEGRKKKRSGGTLEILSIRLAFQ; from the exons ATGTCTCTCAATGATATGTCAAGTACTACTGTACCAGGTATCATGAGATTCACTGGGACCTTGGGAGGACAGAAAATTACAATTTTACTGGATGGTGGCAGCGATGATACATTCATCCAACTAAGAATAGTAAAATTCTTACATTTGGATGTTTTACCGGCTACCCCATTAAAGGTTTTAGTTGGTAATGGGCAAACATTGCAAGTGGAGGGTAAAATTCCAGATTTAAATGTCCAGGTACAAGGGTATACCTTAATGGTTCCTGCTTATGTCTTGGTAATTGCTGGTGTTGATCTAATTCTTGGAGCatcttggcttgcaaaactggGGCCACAT AGGCCTTATTTTTGCATTCGCTTTGTTCGACGTCTCACTCTTCTTATCTCTGCGTGGCGTGAAGAATTTGTGTCTCTTTTTCTCCAAGATTGCTTTTTTCTCAAGCGATTTCTTCTCTTCTACTCTCTAGATTCAATTGGTCGATGTTTTGAG GAGGAACTATCACAAATTGCATCTAGAGAAGCATCTGGATCTTCACTTGCAGTTGATGAACTTTCGCAAGCATCTGTTCTTGCACAAGATTGGTTAGATTTTTCTGCGCGATATACACATTCAG gaACTGAAAGTGTTTCTGTGGCAATGGATGGTATGGAACCCTATTTATCTCCTGGAGAAGATTCAAATGACGAGAACATGTGGACAATAGAGATTGCAGATGGGTCTTCCACCCTAGATGGTGAAGTAGGGAAGAGGTTGAATCAGATGGTTCCAATTCCA CATGTTCCTAGAATTAATGGTGAAATTCCTTCAGTTGATGAAGCTACTTCGGATCATCAGAGGCTTTTAGACAG GTTGCAACTATATGAGCTGATTGAGCTTAAAGTTCAAGGAGATGGTAATTGCCAG TTTCGAGCACTATCAGACCAATTTTATCGTTCTCCTGAGCATCACAAATTTGTAAGGCAGCAAGTTGTCAATCAG CTTAAGTCTCACCCAGAAATCTATGAAGGATATGTTCCTATGGCATACGatgaatatttggaaaaaatGTCGAA GTCCGGCGAATGGGGTGATCATGTGACATTACAGGCTGCTGCAGATTCA TATGGAGTTAAAATGGTTATCTTTACATCGTTTAAGGACACTTGCTACATCGAGATTCTACCTATCAACCAGAAATCTAAACGCG TTATTTTCTTGAGCTTTTGGGCCGAAGTGCATTACAACTCGATCTATCCAGATGGAG AGCAACCAACAACTGAaggaaggaagaaaaaaagaagtggTGGAACTTTGGAAATACTAAGCATTAGACTTGCATttcaatga